The following are encoded in a window of Sandaracinaceae bacterium genomic DNA:
- a CDS encoding tetratricopeptide repeat protein has product MSARRDMPRHRAPVLLAWVALMSLCPALTTHAQPGRARGASAVEAGERAIADLRVEEAAELARTALRERPDDSRAIALMGVVAFHQGDYGSAVSHLERAGNVGELGELLTTVRSTRDLLAPFVSARSLDDRYQVWHSPGPDALLVPYALDALQAADRYISGVLGHRVPGPIRLEIYPDARSLAQVSSLTVQDIERSGTIALCKWDRLMVTSPRALLHGYAWTDTISHELVHLILARASRDRAPVWVQEGIAKYLEGGYRRGAGTFALDAVSQGILHEASTGDALLPFERLHPSIALLPSQRDAALAFAQVSTFVQGFHSRYGSPGLVDVIRRMAADEDAREAFSAAAGAPFAELESRWRADVRALPSPTRPRLLPRRLVAAMGAQDDTADVAELGAEARRRLRLGDLLYGRRRFGAAAHEYAAALVIAPEDPVVAARFARSALESGQAERAVEALRPVVATHPEYAPSAALLARALEASGQSAEASRVAQQAIRLNPFDPAPHCVLSTAGPERERPAEAQRCASLGR; this is encoded by the coding sequence ATGAGCGCGCGACGGGACATGCCCAGACATCGCGCGCCGGTGCTGCTGGCCTGGGTGGCGCTGATGTCGCTCTGCCCGGCGCTCACCACGCACGCACAGCCTGGTCGCGCTCGCGGTGCGTCCGCGGTCGAGGCGGGCGAGCGGGCCATCGCCGACCTGCGCGTGGAGGAGGCCGCCGAGCTCGCGCGCACGGCGCTGCGTGAGCGTCCCGATGACTCACGCGCCATCGCGCTCATGGGCGTGGTGGCGTTTCACCAGGGCGACTATGGGTCTGCCGTGAGCCACCTCGAGCGCGCGGGCAACGTGGGCGAGCTGGGTGAGCTGCTGACCACCGTGCGTTCCACCCGAGACCTCCTGGCCCCGTTCGTGAGCGCTCGCTCCTTGGACGACAGGTATCAGGTTTGGCACTCCCCTGGCCCCGATGCCCTGTTGGTCCCCTATGCGCTCGACGCGCTGCAGGCGGCCGACCGCTACATCAGCGGGGTCCTCGGCCACCGTGTTCCAGGCCCGATTCGGCTCGAGATCTACCCCGATGCGCGCAGCCTGGCACAGGTGTCTTCGCTCACGGTGCAAGACATCGAGCGCTCCGGGACCATCGCGCTGTGCAAGTGGGACCGGCTGATGGTGACCTCGCCGCGCGCGCTCCTGCACGGCTACGCGTGGACGGACACCATCTCGCACGAGCTGGTCCACTTGATCCTGGCCCGCGCCAGCCGAGACCGGGCCCCCGTCTGGGTGCAGGAAGGCATCGCCAAGTACTTGGAGGGCGGCTACCGGCGCGGCGCGGGCACCTTCGCGCTCGATGCCGTGAGCCAAGGCATCCTCCACGAGGCCTCCACGGGAGACGCGCTGCTGCCGTTCGAGCGGCTGCACCCGTCCATCGCGCTGTTGCCCTCGCAGCGCGACGCGGCGCTCGCGTTCGCGCAGGTCTCTACATTCGTCCAGGGGTTTCATTCACGCTACGGGAGCCCGGGACTGGTGGACGTCATCCGGCGCATGGCCGCCGACGAAGATGCACGCGAGGCCTTCTCCGCTGCGGCAGGCGCACCCTTCGCTGAGCTCGAGAGCCGCTGGCGGGCCGACGTGCGCGCCCTGCCGAGCCCCACGCGCCCTCGCCTGCTGCCTCGCCGGTTGGTCGCGGCCATGGGCGCCCAAGACGACACCGCCGATGTGGCCGAGCTGGGCGCCGAGGCCCGGCGGCGCCTGCGGTTGGGCGACCTCCTCTACGGTCGTCGCCGCTTCGGTGCCGCAGCCCACGAGTACGCGGCCGCGCTGGTCATCGCCCCGGAGGACCCGGTGGTGGCGGCCCGCTTCGCCCGGTCGGCGCTGGAGAGCGGCCAGGCCGAGCGTGCCGTGGAAGCGCTGCGGCCCGTGGTGGCCACGCACCCCGAATACGCCCCATCCGCAGCGCTCCTGGCCCGTGCCCTCGAAGCCTCTGGCCAGAGCGCCGAGGCCAGCCGAGTCGCGCAGCAGGCCATCCGGCTGAACCCGTTCGACCCGGCCCCCCACTGCGTGCTGAGCACCGCCGGCCCGGAGCGGGAGCGCCCCGCCGAGGCGCAGCGCTGCGCGTCCCTCGGGCGCTGA
- a CDS encoding MoxR family ATPase, which translates to MPQSSALSQPEAPPLTLAERSESDAERILALGRARARIVREVKKRIVGQDEAIELLLVTLFASGHGLFVGVPGLAKTLLITTLGEALSLDTSRIQFTPDLMPSDITGTDVLEEGEHGKRTFRFVRGPVFTHILLADEINRTPPKTQAALLQAMAEGRVTAGSSTYALPAPFAVFATQNPIEQEGTYPLPEAQLDRFLLQIDVPYPSEEDEVEIVRRTTAPALETPEPVLALEEILSLQALIPRVPAADHVVRHAVALVRASRPDSPSAPDTVREYVSFGAGPRASQALVLGAKARAALDGRFVAETTDVRAIAKAVLRHRLVTSFRAEAEGVKPDTLVAELLESIRP; encoded by the coding sequence ATGCCGCAGTCCTCCGCCCTCTCTCAGCCCGAAGCGCCTCCCCTCACCCTCGCCGAGCGCAGCGAGTCCGATGCCGAGCGCATCCTGGCTCTCGGGCGCGCGCGAGCCCGCATCGTGCGTGAGGTCAAGAAGCGCATCGTGGGCCAGGACGAGGCCATCGAGCTCTTGCTCGTCACCCTCTTCGCGAGCGGACACGGGTTGTTCGTGGGCGTCCCCGGCCTGGCCAAGACCCTGCTCATCACCACCCTCGGCGAGGCGCTCTCGCTCGACACCAGCCGCATCCAGTTCACCCCGGACCTCATGCCCTCGGACATCACGGGCACCGACGTGCTCGAAGAGGGCGAGCACGGGAAGCGCACGTTCCGCTTCGTGCGGGGGCCAGTGTTCACGCACATCCTGCTGGCCGACGAGATCAACCGCACCCCCCCCAAGACGCAGGCCGCGTTGCTGCAGGCCATGGCCGAGGGGCGCGTCACCGCGGGCTCGTCCACCTATGCGCTGCCCGCTCCGTTTGCGGTCTTCGCCACGCAGAACCCCATCGAGCAAGAGGGCACCTACCCGCTGCCCGAGGCCCAGCTCGACCGCTTCCTGCTGCAGATCGACGTCCCCTACCCCAGCGAAGAAGACGAGGTCGAGATCGTGCGGCGCACCACCGCGCCTGCGCTCGAGACCCCCGAGCCGGTGCTGGCGCTCGAGGAGATCCTCTCGCTGCAGGCCCTGATTCCTCGCGTGCCCGCCGCCGACCACGTGGTGCGTCACGCGGTGGCCTTGGTGCGCGCCAGCCGCCCGGACTCCCCCAGCGCTCCCGACACCGTGCGGGAGTACGTGTCGTTCGGGGCCGGTCCACGCGCCAGCCAAGCGCTGGTGCTGGGCGCCAAGGCCCGCGCGGCGCTCGACGGCCGCTTTGTAGCCGAGACCACGGACGTGCGCGCCATCGCCAAGGCCGTGCTGCGCCACCGCCTGGTCACCAGCTTCCGCGCGGAGGCGGAGGGCGTCAAACCCGACACCCTGGTCGCGGAGCTGCTCGAGAGCATTCGTCCGTGA
- a CDS encoding DUF58 domain-containing protein — protein MTTGEAMAERRPLSPEVAARAALLQIRARAAADALLAGHHRSVRHGASAVFVEHREYRPGDDPRRLDWRAFARTDRPTIRHFEHEAQLRATLVFDRSGSMYFGDPAQDYPQADGSASPSKAAHAATLLAAMAYLLMRQGDAFGLTYVDQAAQRTHPPRARPDHLEDMLTSLARNELAPEPGAAVRGTDLATALAQVAEGTHKHGVVVLASDLLDPASLQATGRARLPWSEPLALMSRRGQTVLVLHVLTRTELALGGDEPARYEGLEGEPATTADPADVGQRYRERVARFCADAERSVVEAGGRYVLARTDEAPTLALSRLLRPATRGGR, from the coding sequence GTGACCACCGGTGAGGCGATGGCCGAGCGGCGGCCCTTGTCTCCCGAGGTCGCGGCGCGTGCCGCGCTGCTTCAGATCCGTGCGCGAGCGGCGGCGGACGCCCTGCTGGCAGGTCACCACCGCAGCGTGCGTCACGGGGCCAGCGCCGTCTTCGTGGAGCACCGCGAGTATCGCCCCGGAGACGATCCTCGGCGCCTGGACTGGCGTGCCTTCGCGCGCACCGACCGGCCCACCATCCGGCACTTCGAGCACGAGGCCCAGCTGCGCGCCACGCTGGTGTTCGACCGCTCGGGGTCCATGTATTTTGGAGACCCCGCGCAGGACTACCCTCAGGCCGACGGCAGCGCGAGTCCCAGCAAGGCGGCCCATGCGGCCACGCTGCTGGCCGCCATGGCCTATCTCCTCATGCGCCAGGGCGACGCCTTTGGCCTGACCTACGTGGACCAAGCAGCGCAGCGCACGCACCCGCCGCGCGCTCGTCCCGACCACCTCGAAGACATGCTCACCTCGCTGGCGCGCAACGAGCTGGCCCCCGAGCCGGGCGCGGCGGTGCGCGGGACGGACCTGGCCACGGCCTTGGCGCAAGTGGCCGAGGGCACGCACAAGCACGGCGTGGTGGTGCTGGCGAGCGACTTGCTCGATCCCGCGAGCTTGCAGGCCACCGGCCGCGCTCGGCTCCCGTGGAGCGAGCCGCTGGCCCTCATGTCGCGGCGCGGCCAGACCGTGTTGGTGTTGCACGTGCTCACACGCACCGAGCTGGCGCTGGGCGGCGACGAACCCGCACGCTACGAAGGCCTCGAGGGCGAGCCCGCCACCACGGCAGACCCGGCCGATGTCGGGCAGCGCTACCGCGAGCGCGTGGCTCGCTTCTGCGCCGACGCGGAACGATCCGTCGTGGAGGCTGGCGGCCGCTACGTGTTGGCGCGCACGGACGAAGCGCCAACGCTCGCGCTGTCACGCCTCCTCCGCCCAGCCACCCGGGGAGGCCGCTGA
- a CDS encoding BatA and WFA domain-containing protein yields MGFEVPIALLGLVLAGTPIAIHLIRQRDLRTLELPTVSLLRAAQAESRRRVRLADILLLVLRVLALALLLACLAQPYSLASLSASAEDAVALAIVLDDSASMGAVRGRGTVFDEARTRALATLDELPAGSEVTVVLAGAPSALLVPRTANLDFARAMLSEAGPGGTRTDLAGALQRARRELARADSLDLRLLLLSDFRAADIPEGGLPPLRGVLRDDVRIDPDPVANVALRDVLVTPAPGDPEQLIVQLTVVRTPTDAPDPTDVAPALELRARVQRSDDTLIIETSFALEGASATARLTVPRGASGDEPVRISVHHETDALAADNVRVVDLQGRARSRVGLVNGAPHPSPHLDELTFLRAALDSASDAATGLDTVQLDTAALEGDALDDLDVVVLANVSTLSARQGARLEAFVERGGGVLITGGDQLQPASYTAALPHCLPARIEPPTDAPAGALTGESPFLSVPLPGVQRRLLLAALEHRAVALLRYPDGSPALAGRTLGTGRCALLTTSVDLGWGDLALSTEFVALVEQTLNWLLGARRPTEAPRAGEPVSLALPSGDPEVVVTTPTGVSVTVPTHGTLTATRAAGRYVVHVDGEASERLSFIVEAEAAESDLRGAPPLDAGADGQAGAAQRARRRSWVPTLLLLAALALLAEGVVRMRLPRREVVAA; encoded by the coding sequence GTGGGCTTCGAGGTACCCATCGCGCTGCTGGGCCTGGTCCTGGCCGGGACGCCCATCGCCATCCACCTCATCCGGCAGCGCGACCTCCGCACGCTCGAGCTGCCCACCGTGTCGCTCCTGCGCGCGGCCCAGGCCGAGAGCCGGCGGCGCGTGCGGTTGGCAGACATCCTGTTGCTGGTGCTGCGTGTGCTCGCGCTCGCGCTGCTGCTCGCGTGCCTCGCGCAGCCCTACTCGCTGGCCAGCCTGAGCGCGAGCGCCGAAGACGCCGTGGCGCTCGCCATCGTGCTGGACGACTCCGCCAGCATGGGGGCCGTGCGCGGGCGCGGCACCGTGTTCGACGAGGCACGCACCAGGGCACTCGCGACGCTGGACGAGCTGCCGGCAGGCTCCGAGGTCACGGTGGTGCTGGCCGGCGCCCCGAGCGCGCTCCTGGTGCCGCGCACGGCGAACCTCGACTTTGCGCGGGCCATGCTGAGCGAGGCCGGCCCAGGCGGCACTCGAACGGACCTTGCTGGCGCGCTCCAGCGGGCGCGCCGAGAGCTGGCGCGGGCGGACTCGCTCGACCTGCGGCTGCTGTTGCTCTCGGACTTTCGCGCAGCAGACATCCCGGAGGGGGGACTCCCGCCCCTGCGCGGCGTGCTGCGCGATGACGTGCGCATCGACCCAGACCCTGTGGCCAACGTGGCGCTCCGCGACGTGTTGGTCACGCCCGCGCCCGGAGACCCGGAGCAGCTCATCGTGCAGCTCACGGTGGTGCGCACCCCCACGGACGCGCCCGATCCCACGGATGTGGCGCCGGCCCTCGAGCTGCGAGCGCGCGTCCAGCGGAGCGACGACACGCTCATCATCGAGACCTCGTTCGCGCTCGAGGGCGCTTCGGCGACGGCGCGCCTGACCGTGCCGCGTGGTGCCTCCGGCGACGAACCGGTGAGGATCTCGGTCCATCACGAGACTGACGCGCTGGCCGCCGACAACGTGCGCGTGGTGGACCTGCAGGGTCGAGCCCGCTCCCGCGTCGGTCTGGTGAACGGGGCGCCGCACCCCTCGCCCCACCTGGACGAGCTCACGTTCTTGCGCGCGGCGCTGGACTCGGCGAGCGACGCTGCGACAGGGCTGGACACCGTCCAGCTGGACACCGCCGCCCTCGAAGGCGACGCGCTCGACGACTTGGATGTGGTGGTGCTGGCCAACGTGAGCACGCTCAGCGCCCGGCAAGGGGCGCGGCTCGAGGCCTTCGTGGAGCGCGGCGGTGGCGTGCTCATCACGGGCGGCGACCAGCTCCAGCCCGCGTCGTACACGGCCGCGCTGCCCCACTGTCTCCCGGCGAGGATCGAGCCCCCCACGGACGCACCCGCCGGCGCGCTGACAGGCGAGAGCCCGTTCCTGAGCGTGCCCCTGCCCGGGGTCCAGCGGCGGTTGCTGCTGGCCGCGCTCGAGCACCGCGCCGTCGCGCTGCTGCGCTACCCCGACGGTAGCCCGGCGCTCGCGGGGCGCACGCTGGGCACGGGTCGCTGCGCGTTGCTCACCACCAGCGTGGACCTCGGCTGGGGTGATCTCGCGCTCTCGACCGAGTTCGTGGCTTTGGTAGAGCAGACCCTGAACTGGCTGCTCGGTGCGCGTCGTCCCACCGAGGCGCCCCGAGCGGGAGAGCCCGTCTCGCTGGCGCTGCCCAGCGGCGATCCCGAGGTGGTGGTGACCACACCCACGGGCGTGAGCGTAACGGTTCCCACCCATGGGACGCTCACCGCCACCCGGGCGGCGGGGCGCTACGTGGTGCACGTGGACGGCGAGGCATCCGAGCGGCTGTCCTTCATCGTGGAAGCCGAGGCGGCGGAGTCGGACCTGCGCGGTGCGCCTCCGCTCGACGCCGGTGCAGATGGCCAGGCGGGGGCAGCCCAGCGGGCGCGTCGGCGCTCGTGGGTGCCCACACTGCTGCTGCTGGCCGCGCTCGCGTTGTTGGCCGAGGGCGTGGTGCGCATGCGCCTCCCCCGGCGCGAGGTGGTCGCCGCGTAG
- a CDS encoding transglycosylase SLT domain-containing protein, which yields MTRLVVPSSRPRSRVRPVTPPLFAGLAAVIVWAATTGAGAQPRPPSEEAMEATALSVARAFDERLTIWQAPDGSRTYAGHCRIAPGGCRARIALYARLIADISQEQGVDPFLVAAVVLRESGLNPFAEGGVGERGIVQLHPQGAGRDVEFVQSEPYRRRCRSAPDTCQGEVLRVGIALLANAIRRCGGVEDGLGMYNGGTCESTSYSRRVLTERSRLLELAKRSEPAGHDVRGSSR from the coding sequence ATGACTCGACTCGTTGTTCCCAGCTCACGGCCGCGTTCGCGCGTTCGCCCTGTCACGCCGCCGCTCTTTGCGGGGCTGGCGGCCGTGATCGTGTGGGCAGCCACCACGGGAGCTGGCGCGCAACCCCGACCGCCCAGCGAAGAGGCCATGGAGGCCACGGCGCTCTCGGTCGCGCGCGCCTTCGACGAGCGGCTGACCATCTGGCAGGCGCCAGACGGGAGCCGCACCTATGCGGGCCACTGCCGCATTGCGCCGGGGGGCTGCCGGGCACGCATCGCGCTCTACGCCCGCTTGATCGCGGACATCTCGCAAGAGCAGGGCGTGGACCCGTTCTTGGTGGCGGCCGTCGTGCTGCGTGAGAGCGGGCTCAACCCGTTCGCGGAGGGGGGAGTGGGGGAGCGGGGCATCGTGCAGCTGCACCCGCAGGGGGCCGGCCGAGACGTGGAGTTCGTGCAGAGCGAGCCCTACCGACGGCGCTGCCGCAGCGCGCCCGACACGTGTCAGGGGGAGGTGCTCCGCGTGGGCATCGCGCTGCTGGCGAACGCCATTCGCCGCTGTGGCGGCGTGGAGGATGGGCTCGGCATGTACAACGGAGGGACGTGTGAGTCGACGAGCTACAGCCGCCGCGTGCTGACGGAGCGCTCGCGCCTGCTGGAGCTGGCGAAGCGGAGTGAGCCGGCGGGCCACGACGTGCGCGGCTCGTCACGCTGA
- a CDS encoding D-alanine--D-alanine ligase: MKNKHIGILLGGMSAEREVSITSGEAVYQALTARGYRCTKIYVDRDIDRVLRQTPIDVAFIALHGTYGEDGCIQGLLEILGIPYTGSSVMASALAMDKLKAKELFRLYNVPTPPYYCVGRDDAERVAEIHGSFGFPAFVKPRRAGSSVGAGKAKDIQELEQLVEQAGRFDDSVLVERFVQGREIAVGVLDGRALGAIEIVPSGGFYDYKSKYQKGQSEYHLPARLSPTRYKGVLNIAERAVRCLDATGATRVDILATEGENEYVLEVNTLPGMTPTSLLPKIAGAAGMDFGALCEAILDRATLGAGMGTSAKPSESSQATDSDTKSPRATC, from the coding sequence ATGAAGAACAAGCATATCGGTATCCTGCTCGGTGGAATGAGCGCAGAGCGCGAGGTCTCCATCACGAGCGGTGAGGCGGTCTACCAGGCGCTGACGGCACGCGGTTATCGCTGCACCAAGATCTACGTAGACCGAGACATCGACCGGGTGCTGCGTCAGACGCCCATCGACGTGGCCTTCATCGCCCTGCACGGGACCTACGGCGAGGACGGCTGCATCCAGGGGTTGCTCGAGATCCTGGGCATCCCGTACACCGGCTCCAGCGTCATGGCGAGCGCGCTGGCCATGGACAAGCTCAAGGCCAAGGAGCTGTTCCGCCTCTACAACGTGCCCACCCCTCCCTACTACTGCGTGGGCCGCGACGACGCCGAGCGGGTGGCCGAGATCCACGGTTCCTTCGGGTTCCCGGCCTTCGTGAAGCCGCGCCGCGCCGGTTCGTCGGTGGGCGCCGGCAAGGCCAAGGACATCCAGGAGCTCGAGCAGCTGGTCGAGCAGGCCGGCCGCTTCGATGACTCGGTGCTGGTGGAGCGCTTCGTCCAGGGCCGCGAGATCGCGGTGGGCGTCCTCGACGGCCGCGCGCTGGGCGCCATCGAGATCGTCCCCTCGGGCGGCTTCTACGACTACAAGTCGAAGTACCAGAAGGGCCAGAGCGAGTACCACCTCCCTGCCCGGCTCTCCCCCACGCGCTACAAGGGCGTGCTGAACATCGCCGAGCGTGCCGTGCGTTGCTTGGACGCCACCGGCGCAACGCGCGTGGACATCTTGGCCACCGAGGGCGAGAACGAGTACGTGCTCGAGGTCAACACGCTCCCCGGCATGACCCCCACGTCGCTGCTCCCCAAGATCGCTGGGGCGGCGGGCATGGACTTCGGTGCGCTGTGCGAGGCCATCCTGGACCGCGCCACGCTGGGTGCCGGCATGGGCACCTCCGCGAAGCCCAGCGAGAGCTCCCAGGCCACCGACAGCGACACGAAGAGCCCCCGCGCCACCTGCTAG
- a CDS encoding HEAT repeat domain-containing protein → MYARQFRLAALAFGLAALFATADAHAQRRLDEAGYNEAVQGLSAAEPDARIAAVEAIAHGGWRFRRQAAPHLRRLIRHDPDWRVRASSGRAIGRLSLREAVPDLVRALRDDQVDVRIVAAAALWRLPDAAAVPALLDLLNDTDPTARQWGALALGVTGDTRATEALLGLLNDTAEAVRLDALRSLGRIADPAALTGLRDFIVDTTRLEEERLEAINALASLRGPDKMNALIRLLDDPNANIRLHIVNALGQVGDALVIPTLRRRRAAETVAGVRTAIDEAITAIEERARERAQEAAAPAATN, encoded by the coding sequence ATGTACGCCAGACAATTCAGACTCGCCGCGCTCGCTTTCGGTCTCGCCGCGCTATTCGCCACGGCGGACGCTCATGCGCAGCGACGCCTCGACGAGGCCGGCTACAACGAAGCCGTTCAAGGCCTCAGCGCGGCCGAGCCCGATGCCCGCATTGCTGCGGTGGAGGCCATTGCCCATGGGGGCTGGCGTTTTCGTCGGCAGGCTGCCCCACACCTGCGCCGGCTGATCCGGCACGACCCGGACTGGCGCGTGCGCGCTTCCTCTGGCCGCGCCATCGGCCGCCTCAGCTTGCGCGAGGCCGTGCCCGACTTGGTTCGCGCGCTTCGTGACGACCAGGTGGACGTGCGCATCGTGGCGGCGGCGGCGCTCTGGCGCCTGCCCGACGCGGCGGCGGTCCCTGCGCTGCTGGACCTGCTGAACGACACGGACCCCACGGCACGTCAGTGGGGTGCGCTCGCGCTCGGCGTCACGGGTGACACCCGCGCCACGGAGGCCCTGCTCGGGCTGCTCAACGACACGGCCGAGGCCGTTCGGCTGGACGCGCTCCGCTCCCTGGGCCGCATCGCGGACCCAGCGGCTCTCACGGGGCTGCGGGACTTCATCGTGGACACGACCCGGCTGGAAGAAGAGCGCCTCGAGGCCATCAACGCGCTCGCTTCGCTGCGCGGGCCCGACAAGATGAACGCGCTCATTCGCTTGCTGGATGACCCCAACGCCAACATCCGGCTGCACATCGTGAACGCGCTCGGTCAGGTGGGTGACGCGCTCGTCATCCCCACCCTCCGTCGCCGCCGCGCGGCCGAGACCGTGGCTGGCGTCCGCACCGCCATCGACGAAGCCATCACAGCCATCGAGGAGCGCGCCCGCGAGCGCGCCCAAGAGGCGGCGGCGCCCGCGGCCACCAACTGA
- a CDS encoding DNA internalization-related competence protein ComEC/Rec2, translated as MGMATEQPTRVWPAAVALSLATLFALLGSALRARLWVLPLGLLCAISGFGIGPLPQRPVPPGLYRVEGEVLAVRPREEDQRALLELRGVEALVTKRPADLRGRRVIVTFPRDASVPPGALVRALVRLRPPTVFHNTTPHPAWPPELIPAATGRSVADSPPEVIDVPWIAGALAGARAALRDGITRSMPDDVEGLVVALVLGDGGVTEETQRDIMRDAGMAHVLAVSGMHVAMVGLFLVGTLRRVFVRLDVLRPDRLSALAGIPCVLIYGELSGGSPSGHRAAFTACLALVVTALGRRPEPMPLMAGACLVIAFLDPRVSVSPGFVLSVVATAAILTAPSHRDARFPELMTAWSITCRTTLATAPVTLWCFSGIPILGLLANLLVAPLGSGILLALGNVHAVLATLCPPLASLTATPLAIICRALVHGTSIYSSPGWGLGLPPLSLGEGLCVGAAVVALLGTRGRVRVVILTLSMTGFVGSEIGLRHTEQPMGTLRITFLDVGQGDGAIVDLPNGEALLIDAGGGVPDPGEQVIAPILAARRRRELRAAMISHPHPDHFGGLAAVLRAVAVREVWDTGQGPGEHPDAPYTQLLRGLSTRGTRVLGPEQLCGARQLGGVELDLIWPCPSFDAALDPNDNSFVMRLRFGERSVLFVGDAEHEAEEALAALGERVRADVLKVGHHGSRTSSTEAFLNVVQPSLAVASQGRDNAFGHPHDDVVARFEQLGIPLLLTAQLGGITLETDGHEWEVETTLTPPDEEDGTAPVRWDRGAVVSRQRPPRRGSPPPPPPHAP; from the coding sequence GTGGGAATGGCCACGGAGCAGCCCACCCGCGTGTGGCCAGCGGCCGTCGCGCTCAGCCTGGCCACGCTGTTCGCGCTGCTGGGGAGCGCGCTGCGGGCGCGTCTGTGGGTGCTGCCCCTCGGCCTGCTGTGCGCGATCTCGGGCTTCGGCATCGGCCCACTGCCGCAGCGGCCCGTGCCGCCCGGGCTGTACAGGGTGGAGGGCGAGGTGCTGGCGGTTCGCCCGCGCGAGGAGGACCAGCGGGCGCTGCTCGAGCTGCGCGGGGTGGAGGCGCTGGTCACCAAGCGGCCAGCCGACCTGCGTGGGCGCCGCGTCATCGTCACCTTCCCTCGCGACGCCAGCGTGCCGCCGGGAGCCCTGGTGCGCGCGCTGGTGCGCCTGCGTCCGCCGACGGTCTTTCACAACACCACACCCCACCCCGCGTGGCCGCCCGAGCTGATCCCCGCGGCCACGGGGCGCAGCGTGGCGGACAGCCCGCCGGAGGTCATTGACGTGCCTTGGATCGCGGGCGCGCTGGCCGGAGCGCGGGCCGCCCTGCGCGACGGGATCACCCGCAGCATGCCCGACGACGTGGAGGGGCTGGTCGTCGCGCTGGTGCTGGGCGACGGCGGCGTCACCGAGGAGACCCAGCGCGACATCATGCGCGACGCGGGGATGGCGCACGTCCTGGCGGTGTCGGGCATGCACGTGGCCATGGTGGGCCTGTTCCTGGTCGGGACGCTGCGGCGCGTGTTCGTGCGCCTGGACGTGCTGCGCCCGGATCGGCTGTCGGCGCTCGCGGGCATCCCCTGCGTGCTCATCTATGGAGAGCTATCGGGCGGCAGCCCCAGTGGGCACCGCGCGGCGTTCACGGCGTGCCTCGCGCTGGTGGTCACGGCGCTCGGACGAAGACCCGAACCCATGCCGCTCATGGCGGGTGCTTGCTTGGTCATCGCGTTCTTGGATCCGCGCGTCAGCGTGAGCCCTGGCTTCGTGCTCTCCGTGGTGGCCACCGCCGCCATCCTCACGGCCCCTTCGCACCGCGACGCGCGCTTCCCCGAGCTGATGACGGCGTGGTCCATCACGTGCCGCACCACGCTGGCGACCGCGCCGGTCACGCTCTGGTGCTTCTCCGGGATCCCCATCCTGGGCCTGCTGGCCAACCTGCTGGTGGCCCCGCTGGGCTCCGGGATCCTGCTGGCGCTCGGCAACGTGCACGCGGTGCTGGCCACGCTCTGCCCGCCACTGGCCAGCCTCACCGCCACCCCGCTCGCCATCATTTGCCGCGCGCTGGTGCACGGCACGTCCATCTACTCGAGCCCCGGCTGGGGTCTGGGCCTGCCGCCGCTCAGCCTGGGCGAAGGGCTGTGCGTGGGCGCTGCGGTGGTCGCGTTGCTGGGCACGCGCGGGCGGGTCCGCGTGGTGATTCTGACGCTCTCCATGACCGGCTTCGTGGGCTCCGAGATCGGGCTGCGCCACACCGAGCAACCCATGGGCACGCTGCGCATCACGTTCCTCGACGTGGGCCAGGGCGACGGCGCCATCGTGGACCTACCGAACGGCGAGGCGCTGCTGATCGATGCGGGCGGGGGCGTCCCGGACCCGGGCGAGCAGGTCATCGCACCCATCCTGGCGGCGCGACGTCGGCGGGAGCTGCGCGCGGCGATGATCAGCCACCCGCACCCCGACCACTTCGGGGGGCTGGCCGCCGTGCTGCGCGCGGTCGCCGTCCGAGAGGTGTGGGACACGGGTCAGGGGCCCGGCGAGCACCCCGACGCGCCCTACACCCAGCTGCTGCGCGGGCTGTCCACGCGTGGCACGCGAGTGCTGGGCCCTGAGCAGCTGTGTGGCGCCCGACAACTAGGCGGCGTGGAGCTGGACCTCATCTGGCCCTGCCCCAGCTTCGACGCGGCGCTCGACCCCAACGACAACTCCTTCGTCATGCGCTTGCGCTTCGGTGAGCGCAGCGTGCTGTTCGTGGGCGACGCCGAGCACGAAGCCGAAGAGGCGCTGGCGGCGCTCGGCGAGCGCGTGCGCGCGGACGTCTTGAAGGTGGGGCATCACGGCAGCCGAACGTCCTCGACCGAGGCCTTCTTGAACGTGGTGCAGCCATCGCTGGCGGTCGCGAGCCAGGGCCGCGACAACGCGTTCGGTCACCCACACGACGACGTGGTGGCGCGCTTCGAGCAACTCGGGATCCCGCTGCTGCTCACCGCCCAGCTGGGTGGGATCACCCTCGAGACCGACGGCCACGAGTGGGAGGTGGAGACCACGCTCACGCCCCCGGACGAGGAGGACGGCACGGCGCCGGTGCGCTGGGACCGTGGCGCCGTGGTCAGCCGGCAGCGGCCGCCGCGGCGCGGATCACCTCCACCACCTCCGCCGCATGCTCCTTGA